From Mucilaginibacter rubeus, a single genomic window includes:
- a CDS encoding TonB-dependent receptor, with amino-acid sequence MKLKLISFIILLFVQISAFANKYTTTINNKTEDAIGSLSGTITDKADGKPIIGATVNIPDLRKGAITDVNGKYSFGSVPKGVFLVQVTYIGYLTVNQRVDFSKTSVFDVKMQTSSLEAGEVVITGVSKATEIKRSPVPMVAVGKTYLEQRAASGNIIDQIATLPGVSAVTTGPNVSKPFIHGLGYNRVITLQDGIRQEGQQWGDEHGIEVDQNSIDRVEVIKGPASLTYGSDAIGGVVNLISPAPVPEGKILGSVQGLYGTNQGLYNGSFRLQGNQNGLIWGTVISAKGSKDYQNEHDGRVYATNYREKDARVMVGLNKSWGYSYLHASVFDDEQAIPDGSRDSLTRKFTRQITEDDAFRPIVPQSVLNSYSIPTLHQHVQLYRIYNNSNFILGNGNLAVNLGYQYSHRREFTHPEAGDIAGLNLHLTTYTYDVKYNFNIGNEYETTFGINGQYQNNTIGDATDFPIPAYHQFDVGPFFVIKKSFGKLDLSAGARYDTRSFSNSAAYVDTLGRNGFPQLYTGSNPETTANVTKQFDAFNKRFSGFSGSFGATYNVSDAFLIKGNISRGFRAPSIAEISANGPDPGSQIYHIGDKNFKPEFSLQEDIGTFLTLPNISASVEVFNNNLSNYIYQQQVLAADGSPVYTQGYTTFTYVQSKARIYGGEVNVDLHPISWLHFENALSLTYGENKGNGGPVADSLKYLPFIPPLHTHSELRGTFNGGFGKIKSIYAFVGFDHYSAQDRFFAAYGTETYTAGYNLLSAGFGGNIVNKAGQPVIKLFVEGTNLANVNYQSNMSRLKYFDNPNVPEGVHPGIFNMGRNISFKVVVPFGFNSNKKS; translated from the coding sequence ATGAAATTAAAGCTTATAAGCTTCATTATATTGTTGTTTGTGCAGATTTCTGCATTTGCTAACAAGTATACTACTACTATAAATAATAAAACCGAAGATGCAATCGGCAGTCTTTCGGGTACTATCACCGATAAAGCCGACGGCAAGCCGATCATCGGCGCTACAGTAAACATTCCGGATTTACGCAAAGGTGCTATTACCGACGTGAATGGTAAATATAGCTTTGGCAGTGTGCCTAAAGGCGTTTTCCTTGTTCAGGTAACTTATATCGGTTATTTAACCGTTAACCAACGGGTCGACTTTTCAAAAACGAGTGTATTTGATGTTAAAATGCAAACCTCATCGCTTGAAGCCGGTGAAGTTGTAATTACCGGTGTAAGCAAAGCCACCGAAATAAAGCGCAGCCCTGTACCAATGGTGGCCGTAGGCAAAACTTACCTTGAGCAGCGTGCGGCATCCGGCAATATTATTGACCAGATAGCTACATTGCCTGGTGTAAGCGCCGTTACTACCGGCCCTAACGTTTCAAAACCTTTCATTCACGGCCTGGGCTACAACAGGGTGATCACCCTGCAGGATGGCATACGCCAGGAAGGCCAGCAATGGGGCGATGAGCATGGTATAGAAGTAGATCAAAACTCTATCGACAGGGTTGAGGTAATTAAAGGCCCTGCAAGTTTAACCTATGGCTCGGATGCAATTGGCGGTGTAGTAAACCTGATATCACCGGCTCCGGTACCCGAAGGCAAGATCCTCGGCTCGGTTCAGGGATTATATGGGACCAATCAGGGACTGTATAACGGATCGTTCAGGCTACAGGGAAACCAAAACGGCCTTATTTGGGGTACCGTGATCTCGGCCAAAGGCAGCAAAGACTATCAGAATGAGCACGACGGCCGTGTATATGCTACCAATTATCGCGAAAAAGATGCCCGTGTAATGGTGGGCCTAAATAAATCGTGGGGATACTCATACCTGCATGCATCGGTGTTTGATGATGAGCAAGCTATTCCGGACGGTAGCCGCGACTCACTTACCCGCAAGTTTACCCGCCAAATTACCGAGGACGACGCTTTCAGGCCAATTGTTCCGCAGTCTGTTTTAAACTCGTATAGCATCCCTACTTTGCACCAGCATGTACAACTTTACCGCATTTACAACAACAGTAACTTTATTTTAGGCAACGGAAACCTGGCAGTTAACCTGGGATACCAATATAGTCACCGTCGTGAGTTTACTCACCCCGAAGCCGGTGACATTGCCGGGCTTAACCTGCACCTAACTACTTATACATATGATGTTAAGTATAATTTCAACATTGGTAACGAGTATGAAACAACCTTCGGCATTAACGGCCAGTACCAAAACAACACCATCGGCGACGCGACGGATTTCCCTATACCAGCTTACCACCAGTTTGATGTAGGCCCTTTCTTTGTAATAAAAAAGAGTTTCGGCAAACTTGACCTTTCGGCAGGCGCAAGGTACGATACCCGTTCGTTCAGCAATAGCGCGGCGTATGTTGACACCCTTGGCCGCAACGGATTCCCGCAGTTATATACCGGCAGCAATCCAGAAACAACTGCAAACGTGACCAAACAGTTTGACGCCTTTAACAAAAGGTTCAGCGGATTTTCAGGCAGTTTCGGAGCAACTTATAATGTGTCAGACGCGTTCCTGATCAAAGGAAATATTTCACGCGGATTCAGGGCACCAAGTATAGCTGAAATTTCGGCCAACGGCCCGGATCCCGGCTCACAGATCTACCACATTGGTGATAAAAATTTTAAACCGGAGTTCAGCTTACAGGAAGACATAGGTACTTTCCTTACCCTGCCTAATATTTCGGCAAGTGTTGAGGTATTTAACAACAACCTGTCAAACTATATTTACCAGCAACAGGTATTAGCCGCCGATGGCAGCCCGGTTTACACACAGGGTTATACCACGTTTACTTATGTACAAAGCAAAGCCCGCATTTATGGCGGCGAGGTAAATGTAGATCTGCACCCTATATCATGGCTGCATTTTGAAAACGCCTTAAGCTTAACCTATGGCGAAAACAAAGGCAATGGCGGCCCGGTTGCGGACAGTTTAAAATACCTGCCTTTTATACCTCCTTTGCACACACATTCCGAATTGCGGGGTACATTTAATGGGGGCTTTGGTAAAATCAAAAGCATTTATGCCTTTGTTGGGTTTGACCACTATAGCGCTCAAGACCGCTTTTTCGCTGCATACGGCACAGAAACCTATACAGCAGGCTACAACCTGTTAAGCGCAGGTTTTGGAGGCAACATTGTTAACAAAGCGGGTCAGCCGGTTATCAAACTTTTTGTTGAGGGCACCAACCTTGCCAATGTTAACTATCAATCAAACATGAGCAGACTTAAATATTTTGATAACCCTAACGTACCTGAAGGTGTACACCCGGGCATATTTAATATGGGCCGCAATATCAGCTTCAAGGTGGTTGTTCCTTTTGGCTTCAATAGCAATAAAAAATCCTGA
- a CDS encoding alpha-E domain-containing protein, translating to MLSRVAASFYWLSRYIERSDGMLRMLKINYASSQDTVQEFTWEPVMRIFAGLDAVEAEKLENDSRSVLKYMVTGKSNPNSILNIITLARENARGVQEHITKDLWQCLNEYYHTVKDVRLERALHREDPIGVLDVLIKQVMLYYGTVEITMERGEGRAFMNIGKYLERAIQSVDILDTKFSSISDNPDLLTDTTYWKHLLLSLGGYELYLKTYREGFEAENVLEQVVLNNDFPRSVIYSVNNIQRYFDRLKNDSNADDYREMSFQIGRLQSRIKYSSVKSIKQEGLHLFLTQIRSELYGVGNSLNQHYFANS from the coding sequence ATGTTAAGCAGGGTTGCAGCAAGTTTTTATTGGTTAAGCCGTTACATTGAGCGCAGCGATGGTATGCTGCGGATGCTCAAAATTAATTATGCCTCATCGCAGGATACAGTACAGGAGTTTACTTGGGAGCCTGTTATGAGGATTTTTGCAGGCCTGGATGCCGTTGAGGCCGAAAAGCTGGAAAATGACAGCCGGTCGGTTTTAAAGTATATGGTTACGGGGAAGAGCAATCCCAATTCCATACTCAACATTATCACGCTCGCGCGCGAAAATGCCCGGGGGGTACAGGAACACATCACCAAAGACCTTTGGCAATGCCTTAATGAATATTACCACACCGTAAAAGATGTGCGTTTGGAGCGCGCCCTGCACCGGGAAGATCCGATAGGCGTACTCGATGTTTTAATAAAACAGGTGATGCTTTATTACGGCACAGTTGAAATAACCATGGAGCGCGGCGAGGGCAGGGCCTTTATGAATATTGGTAAGTATTTGGAACGGGCCATCCAGTCGGTTGATATTTTGGATACCAAATTCAGTTCGATAAGTGATAACCCCGACCTGCTTACAGATACCACCTACTGGAAACACCTGTTGCTTTCCCTTGGTGGTTATGAGTTATATTTAAAAACCTACCGCGAAGGATTCGAGGCCGAAAACGTACTGGAGCAGGTTGTGCTTAATAACGACTTTCCACGCTCGGTTATCTATTCGGTAAACAATATCCAGCGTTATTTCGACAGGTTAAAAAACGACAGTAATGCAGATGATTACCGGGAGATGTCGTTCCAGATAGGCAGGCTGCAAAGCCGTATTAAATACAGTTCGGTAAAAAGCATTAAACAGGAAGGTTTGCACCTGTTTCTTACCCAGATCAGGAGCGAGCTATACGGTGTGGGTAATTCATTGAATCAGCACTATTTTGCTAATTCATAA
- a CDS encoding transglutaminase domain-containing protein, with the protein MPEFKIQHITKYTYAGPVRDSANQIILFPIKDEYQEVIKQELTITGNPVVDTHIDYYGNEVGSFTYSDQHNMLVINSKLVVVTRQRPLPVNDIFPEQQWEALKRLQYMVPYIDFLKQEYFEGLPELQEIVEQERRKDETPFQVALRFCGWVYNNFEYIKGVTTVETTLDEVWKLKAGVCQDFAHILMVMLRQLRIPSRYVSGYICTHSSAMRGEGATHAWAEVYVPDYGWLGIDPTNNCIANETHVRLAVGRNFSDCSPVKGVYKGAYGHKLEVSVVVDDADTIVFEDKTHEAPAMHAVTEFPKNSYQRYMEIIQQQQQQQQ; encoded by the coding sequence ATGCCTGAATTTAAGATCCAACACATCACCAAATACACTTATGCGGGCCCTGTTCGTGACAGCGCTAACCAGATCATTCTTTTTCCGATAAAAGATGAATACCAGGAGGTGATAAAACAAGAGCTGACCATAACCGGAAATCCAGTGGTTGATACTCATATTGATTATTATGGCAATGAGGTTGGCAGTTTTACTTATAGCGATCAGCACAACATGCTGGTGATTAATTCAAAACTGGTTGTTGTTACGCGTCAACGTCCATTGCCCGTGAACGATATTTTTCCGGAGCAGCAGTGGGAAGCCCTAAAGCGCCTGCAATACATGGTGCCTTACATTGATTTTTTAAAACAGGAATATTTTGAAGGCCTACCCGAGTTGCAGGAAATAGTTGAACAAGAGCGGCGTAAGGATGAAACTCCTTTTCAGGTCGCCCTGCGTTTTTGTGGCTGGGTGTACAATAATTTTGAATACATCAAAGGCGTAACCACAGTTGAAACCACGCTTGATGAGGTTTGGAAACTCAAAGCCGGCGTTTGCCAGGACTTTGCCCATATTTTGATGGTGATGCTTCGCCAGCTTAGAATCCCGTCGAGGTATGTAAGTGGCTATATCTGTACCCATAGCAGCGCCATGCGCGGTGAAGGGGCTACCCATGCCTGGGCCGAGGTATACGTACCCGACTACGGCTGGCTTGGCATCGACCCAACCAACAATTGCATCGCTAATGAAACCCATGTGCGTTTAGCTGTAGGTCGTAATTTTTCCGATTGCTCGCCGGTTAAAGGCGTTTACAAAGGCGCATACGGTCATAAGCTTGAAGTATCAGTTGTTGTAGATGATGCCGATACCATTGTTTTTGAAGATAAAACCCATGAAGCGCCGGCTATGCACGCGGTAACAGAGTTCCCTAAAAACAGCTATCAGCGATATATGGAGATCATTCAGCAGCAACAACAGCAGCAGCAGTAG
- a CDS encoding exodeoxyribonuclease III translates to MKILTYNVNGIRSAINKGWLAWLQATDADVVCLQEIKATPDVLTDLGLVDQMGYQHYWFPAEKKGYSGTAIFTKILPKHIEYGCGIPDFDREGRCIRVDFDEVSVMSVYFPSGSSGDERQVFKYRFLDEFGKYLTLLKVEYPNLVVCGDYNICHRPIDIHNPKSNANSSGFLPEEREWMENFIEGGFIDTFRHVNKEPHNYTWWSFRAGSRGKNLGWRIDYAMASTPLEDKIRRAAILPEAKHSDHCPVLLELEF, encoded by the coding sequence ATGAAAATACTTACCTATAACGTAAACGGCATTCGTTCGGCAATAAACAAAGGCTGGCTGGCCTGGTTGCAGGCTACCGATGCTGATGTTGTTTGTTTGCAGGAAATTAAGGCGACTCCCGATGTGCTGACCGACCTTGGTTTGGTTGACCAGATGGGCTATCAGCATTACTGGTTTCCGGCCGAAAAAAAGGGCTACAGTGGTACAGCCATTTTTACCAAAATTTTGCCTAAGCATATTGAATATGGCTGCGGTATTCCTGATTTTGACCGTGAAGGGCGTTGTATCCGTGTAGATTTTGATGAGGTATCGGTAATGAGTGTTTATTTCCCATCCGGGTCAAGCGGCGATGAGCGGCAGGTTTTTAAATATCGTTTTTTGGATGAGTTTGGCAAATACCTCACCCTGCTTAAAGTAGAGTATCCAAACCTGGTAGTATGCGGTGATTATAACATTTGCCATCGCCCTATTGATATCCACAATCCAAAATCAAACGCTAACTCATCGGGCTTTTTACCGGAAGAGCGCGAATGGATGGAGAACTTTATTGAAGGCGGGTTTATTGATACTTTCCGTCATGTAAATAAAGAACCTCATAATTATACCTGGTGGAGTTTCCGTGCCGGGTCCCGCGGTAAAAACCTGGGCTGGCGTATTGATTACGCCATGGCCAGCACACCGCTTGAAGATAAGATCCGCCGCGCGGCAATATTGCCCGAGGCCAAACACTCTGACCATTGTCCGGTGTTACTTGAACTGGAGTTTTAA
- a CDS encoding peptidylprolyl isomerase has translation MKKLFTLSVLLLTLTAAFAGPPKNQYVRIHTTYGDCILRLYNETPLHRDNFIKLTKKGFYNGTLFHRVIQNFMIQGGDPDSKDPIKAKPGAELGNGDVGYTIPAEFRDSIFHKRGVLAAARDDNPKKESSGCQFYIVEGKRFTDGKLDTLENTRLKGRKIPVSQREWYKSVGGSPHLDQNYTAFGEVVSGIDMVDRIAAVKKDGNDRPAADVPMTVELLSKKECKQLDKILFPKANP, from the coding sequence ATGAAGAAACTTTTTACTTTAAGCGTTCTGCTATTAACCCTTACGGCTGCCTTTGCCGGACCGCCTAAAAATCAGTATGTACGCATCCATACTACTTATGGCGATTGCATCCTTCGCCTGTATAATGAAACGCCTTTGCACCGGGATAATTTTATCAAGCTTACCAAAAAAGGGTTTTATAATGGTACGCTGTTTCACCGGGTGATCCAGAATTTCATGATCCAGGGTGGCGATCCGGATTCGAAAGATCCGATAAAAGCCAAACCGGGTGCCGAATTGGGCAACGGTGATGTTGGTTATACCATTCCGGCCGAATTTCGTGACAGTATTTTTCATAAGCGCGGGGTGCTTGCCGCGGCGCGTGACGATAACCCTAAAAAAGAATCAAGCGGTTGTCAGTTTTATATTGTAGAGGGCAAGCGCTTCACCGATGGTAAGCTGGATACGCTGGAAAATACCCGGCTTAAAGGCCGTAAGATTCCGGTGTCGCAACGGGAGTGGTATAAATCGGTTGGCGGTTCTCCGCACCTCGATCAAAACTATACCGCCTTTGGCGAAGTAGTATCGGGTATCGATATGGTAGACCGCATCGCCGCCGTTAAAAAAGACGGAAATGATCGCCCGGCAGCAGATGTACCCATGACGGTTGAGTTGCTGAGTAAAAAGGAATGTAAGCAGTTAGATAAAATTCTTTTTCCGAAAGCGAATCCATAA
- a CDS encoding glycosyltransferase family 4 protein, producing MKILILTHRVPFPQNGGYAIVVCNTIKGLIALGHEVALVALNGKKYHGSVQTTEDELLQKIQYTSYDININVSVLDAIGNLFSKKSNDVDRYYDAEFEKLLLRELRQTAYDVIQFEGLFVTPYLAAVRKHAKARLIYRSHNIEHQVWMRLAQQKSDLFKKWYLHLLARKVKDYELQQLNKFDAIAVFTNEDKKTLLSYGATIPVEIFPVGISLPDYKPNYNKTEFPSLFFLGSLDWMPNREGIEWFIESFYKDLTDGDLRVKFYVAGHNIPDSFDDYEVMGKIFIQGEVDDASEFVNSKAIMVVPLLSSGGMRVKIVEGMAMEKCIISTSLGAEGINFTNGSNILIANNRQEFYDAIERCITDEEFCRNIGLNARRLIEEQHDVHVVAPKLVAFYQSVEP from the coding sequence TTGAAGATCCTAATTTTAACACATCGTGTACCATTTCCGCAAAATGGCGGCTATGCCATTGTGGTTTGCAATACCATTAAAGGGCTGATTGCTCTTGGGCACGAAGTTGCGCTGGTAGCTTTAAACGGAAAAAAATATCACGGCAGCGTACAAACTACCGAAGATGAGTTGTTGCAAAAAATCCAATACACATCCTACGATATCAACATCAACGTATCTGTACTTGATGCCATAGGCAACCTGTTCAGCAAAAAATCAAACGATGTCGACCGTTATTACGATGCCGAATTTGAAAAACTGCTGCTGCGCGAATTACGCCAAACCGCATATGATGTTATCCAGTTTGAAGGCCTGTTTGTAACGCCTTACCTGGCCGCTGTCCGTAAGCATGCCAAAGCCAGGTTGATTTACCGGTCGCACAATATTGAACACCAGGTGTGGATGCGCCTCGCCCAGCAAAAAAGCGACTTGTTTAAGAAATGGTACCTGCATTTGCTGGCCCGCAAGGTAAAGGACTACGAATTGCAACAACTCAATAAATTTGATGCCATAGCGGTATTTACCAATGAGGATAAAAAAACGCTGTTATCATACGGCGCCACTATCCCCGTTGAAATTTTTCCTGTTGGTATTTCCCTGCCCGATTACAAGCCCAACTACAACAAAACAGAATTTCCGAGCTTGTTTTTTCTTGGTTCATTGGATTGGATGCCGAATAGGGAAGGAATCGAGTGGTTTATTGAGAGCTTTTATAAAGACCTTACCGACGGCGACCTGCGCGTAAAGTTTTATGTTGCCGGCCATAACATCCCCGATAGTTTTGATGATTACGAGGTAATGGGTAAAATTTTTATCCAGGGCGAGGTTGACGATGCTTCGGAATTTGTAAACAGCAAAGCTATCATGGTGGTGCCACTGCTTTCGAGTGGAGGTATGCGTGTCAAGATAGTAGAAGGTATGGCCATGGAAAAATGTATCATCTCCACCTCATTAGGTGCCGAAGGCATAAACTTCACCAATGGTTCAAACATCCTAATTGCCAATAACCGGCAGGAGTTTTATGATGCCATTGAACGCTGCATTACCGACGAGGAATTTTGCCGCAACATAGGGCTCAACGCCCGTCGCCTGATTGAAGAACAACACGACGTGCATGTTGTAGCCCCCAAGCTGGTTGCTTTTTATCAGAGCGTGGAACCTTGA
- a CDS encoding circularly permuted type 2 ATP-grasp protein yields the protein MEESAYFDKYSPIDNVWDEMYGLDANVREHYRKVIDYISKESADDLNKKEELAKRLFMSQGITFTVYNSGEGIEKIFPFDIIPRIITADEWAFVERGIKQRLNALNLFLKDIYHNQFIVKDGIVPIDIIYSCPHFLREMYQLQVPYDIYVHISGIDLIRDEDGTFYVLEDNLRTPSGVSYMLENREITKRLFPDLLPQCSVRSVTEYPSILYKNLLALSPRQIHNPTIVLLTPGIYNSAYFEHTTLARLMGVELVEGRDLVVNNHKVYMKTTIGLQQVDVIYRRVDDEFLDPLVFNPESMLGVAGLMGAYRKGNVAIVNATGTGVADDKAVYAYVPDMIRYYLNEEPILKNVPTHQLGNPDEREMVFKNLNNMVVKKTNGSGGYGMLMGHAASDQEIDDYKKEILKDPRNFIAQPTISLSAAPCYMQGELKPRRVDLRPYALYGPDGIEIVPGGLTRVALKEGSLVVNSSQGGGSKDTWVLA from the coding sequence ATGGAAGAATCAGCTTATTTTGATAAATATAGCCCAATTGACAATGTTTGGGACGAAATGTATGGCCTTGATGCTAATGTTCGTGAGCATTATCGTAAAGTTATTGACTACATTTCAAAAGAATCGGCAGACGATCTGAATAAAAAGGAAGAACTTGCCAAACGACTTTTCATGAGCCAGGGCATTACCTTTACCGTTTACAACAGCGGCGAAGGCATTGAAAAGATCTTCCCTTTTGATATCATCCCCCGTATTATCACTGCCGACGAATGGGCATTTGTTGAGCGTGGCATTAAGCAGCGCCTTAACGCGCTTAATCTTTTCCTGAAAGATATTTACCACAATCAGTTTATTGTAAAAGACGGTATAGTACCCATTGATATCATTTATTCGTGCCCGCATTTTTTGCGTGAGATGTACCAGCTCCAGGTACCTTATGATATTTATGTGCACATTTCGGGTATCGATCTGATCCGCGATGAGGATGGTACTTTTTATGTGCTGGAAGATAACCTGCGTACCCCGTCGGGTGTAAGTTATATGCTCGAGAACAGGGAGATCACCAAGCGGTTATTTCCCGATCTGCTGCCGCAATGCAGCGTACGCAGCGTTACCGAATATCCGTCGATACTATATAAAAACCTGCTGGCCTTATCGCCACGGCAAATCCATAACCCAACTATTGTTTTACTTACGCCGGGCATTTATAATTCGGCCTATTTTGAACATACTACGCTGGCCCGTTTAATGGGTGTTGAACTGGTAGAGGGGCGCGACCTGGTAGTGAATAATCATAAGGTGTACATGAAAACCACAATCGGCCTGCAGCAGGTTGATGTGATATACCGCCGTGTGGACGATGAGTTTCTTGATCCGCTGGTGTTTAACCCGGAAAGTATGCTGGGCGTAGCGGGTTTGATGGGGGCTTATCGTAAAGGCAATGTGGCCATTGTAAACGCGACAGGTACAGGTGTGGCTGACGACAAGGCGGTTTATGCCTATGTGCCCGATATGATCCGTTATTATCTGAATGAAGAACCGATCCTCAAAAACGTACCGACCCACCAGTTGGGAAACCCCGATGAGCGCGAAATGGTGTTTAAAAACCTCAATAATATGGTGGTTAAAAAAACCAACGGCAGCGGAGGCTACGGGATGCTGATGGGCCACGCGGCAAGTGATCAGGAGATAGATGATTATAAAAAAGAGATCCTTAAAGATCCCCGTAATTTCATAGCGCAGCCAACCATTAGTCTTTCGGCAGCTCCATGTTATATGCAGGGCGAGTTAAAGCCCCGCCGGGTTGATTTAAGGCCTTACGCCCTTTATGGTCCCGATGGTATTGAAATAGTACCGGGCGGTTTAACCCGTGTGGCCTTAAAAGAAGGCTCGCTGGTGGTTAACAGCTCGCAAGGTGGTGGTAGTAAAGATACGTGGGTATTAGCCTGA
- a CDS encoding zinc-dependent alcohol dehydrogenase family protein — protein sequence MNTQNKTIMQALIAPEANAPFTLTEVERPVAAAGQVLVRIIASGVSVLDNKIRTGKGAHAKQPLPAILGMDFAGIVEAIGDGVNRFKIGDEVYGLAGGIGGLQGTYAQYAAFDADLLAIKPSSLSMRQSASMPLNFITAWEGLVDRANVHQGRKVLVHGGAGGVGHLAVQIAKAFGADVYATGSAAQQQYIENIGATFIDYREKTVEQYVNEYTNGEGFDIVYDTLGGATLDASFTAAKYYTGHVVSCLGWGEHKLAPLSFRGATYSGVFTLMPMITGRGRKHHGEIMQEATKLAEAGKLVPLVDERKFTLATGSQAHDILENGKANGKLVIDVAE from the coding sequence ATGAACACTCAAAATAAAACCATCATGCAAGCACTGATAGCTCCCGAGGCGAACGCCCCTTTTACCCTTACGGAAGTTGAACGCCCGGTAGCCGCCGCAGGCCAGGTACTGGTACGCATTATAGCCAGCGGCGTAAGCGTGCTCGATAATAAAATCCGTACCGGCAAAGGCGCTCATGCCAAACAACCACTACCGGCCATTTTAGGGATGGATTTTGCCGGCATTGTTGAAGCAATTGGCGATGGTGTTAACCGCTTTAAAATTGGTGATGAAGTATACGGACTTGCCGGTGGCATAGGTGGCCTGCAGGGCACCTACGCACAGTACGCTGCTTTCGACGCCGATCTGCTTGCCATAAAACCATCAAGCCTGAGTATGCGTCAATCAGCTTCTATGCCGCTTAATTTCATAACCGCCTGGGAAGGCCTGGTTGACAGGGCAAATGTGCACCAAGGTCGGAAAGTACTGGTTCACGGGGGGGCAGGGGGTGTTGGCCATCTTGCCGTGCAGATAGCAAAAGCTTTCGGAGCAGATGTTTATGCCACCGGAAGCGCGGCTCAACAACAATATATAGAAAACATTGGCGCTACATTTATTGATTACCGCGAAAAAACAGTTGAACAATATGTTAACGAGTATACCAATGGCGAAGGCTTTGATATTGTGTATGATACTTTAGGCGGCGCAACCTTAGATGCTTCTTTTACTGCTGCTAAATATTATACCGGCCACGTGGTAAGCTGTCTTGGCTGGGGCGAACACAAGCTGGCGCCACTATCATTCCGCGGGGCTACTTATTCCGGCGTGTTTACCTTAATGCCAATGATCACAGGCCGGGGCCGCAAACACCATGGTGAGATTATGCAGGAAGCAACCAAACTTGCTGAAGCTGGCAAGCTTGTACCACTGGTTGATGAACGCAAATTTACTTTAGCAACCGGTAGCCAGGCCCACGATATACTGGAAAACGGCAAAGCAAATGGAAAACTGGTGATTGATGTAGCGGAGTAA
- a CDS encoding AraC family transcriptional regulator — MVKDNLYQPFEIVLREPLEACPRNEHSHSFFEFIYIVSGTGKQCINNSKFTYKAGHLFLLTPNDSHYFEIATLTQFLFIRFNMAYIKDYKLPGNAVKHLEFILKNAAQAPGCVLKNQEDSAVVKPIMQAIISEHQKNGLYSKELLQQYINTVIVIVARNVAMSMPDEVDENTEEKVLDILQYIQTNIYSPEKLRVDVIADKMGVSETYAGRYFKKHTNETLQQYIIKCKLKLIENRLLHSNMRMVEIANELGFNDESHLNRIFKKYRHVNPSEFRKIGGESSFTI, encoded by the coding sequence ATGGTTAAAGATAATTTATACCAGCCCTTTGAGATCGTATTGCGCGAACCTCTCGAAGCTTGCCCCCGCAATGAACATTCACATAGCTTTTTTGAATTTATTTACATCGTTAGCGGAACAGGTAAGCAATGTATCAACAACAGCAAGTTTACCTATAAGGCAGGCCACCTGTTTTTACTTACTCCTAACGACTCCCACTATTTTGAAATTGCAACCCTTACGCAATTTCTGTTTATCCGGTTCAATATGGCTTATATTAAAGATTATAAGCTTCCCGGTAACGCGGTTAAGCACCTTGAGTTTATCCTGAAAAACGCCGCGCAGGCACCAGGGTGTGTGTTAAAAAACCAGGAAGATAGCGCTGTTGTAAAGCCCATTATGCAGGCCATCATCAGCGAACATCAAAAAAACGGCCTTTACAGTAAAGAGCTTTTGCAGCAATATATCAATACAGTTATTGTAATAGTTGCCCGTAACGTGGCCATGAGCATGCCCGACGAGGTAGATGAAAATACAGAAGAAAAAGTACTCGATATTCTGCAGTATATCCAGACCAATATCTACTCCCCCGAAAAGCTCAGGGTTGATGTTATTGCCGATAAAATGGGTGTTTCAGAAACCTATGCGGGCCGTTATTTCAAAAAGCATACTAACGAAACCCTGCAACAATACATTATTAAATGCAAACTTAAATTGATTGAAAATCGCCTGTTGCATAGTAATATGCGCATGGTTGAAATAGCCAATGAGCTTGGGTTTAACGATGAAAGCCACCTGAACCGAATTTTTAAAAAGTACCGGCATGTCAATCCTTCTGAGTTTAGAAAGATTGGGGGTGAGTCGTCTTTTACTATTTAG